The nucleotide window CGGCGACGCCACCGTGTGGAAGGGCCCGGTCACCCGTGCCGGACAGCCCACCGCCACCCTGCCGCTGCTGGACAAGGCCGACTGGTGGGGCTACGACGCAGGCGACGCGTCCTGCGCCACCAACGGCGGCTGCCAGGAGGACGGCGACTCGATCAGCGGGCCCATCCGCTCCACCCGGACCGGCGACGTCAACGGCGACGGCAAGGACGACATCGTCGCCTGGAAGTACGCGGGCGACGGCCAGTGGGGCAACCGTCTGTTCCTCGGCGGCGGCAGCACGGGCTTCACCAGCGGCTGGGTCCCCTCGGACGGCACGGCGACCGGTACGGGCACCGGCATCGGGGACGTCAACAACGACGGGTTCGACGACGTCGTGGTGGGCAACTACTGGAACGGCGGCAAGGTCCAGATCGCGTTCGGGTCGGCCTCCGGCCTGTCCGAGGAGCGTGTACAGACCTTCGACCAGGACCTGCCCGGCTTCCCCGGCGTGGAGGAGGAGGGCGACGGGATCGGCTCCACGGTCTCGGTGGCGGACGTCAACGGTGACGGCTTCGGCGACATCGCGCTCGGCATCCCGGGCGAGGACATCGGCGACATCACCGATGCCGGGTCCGTCGCCCTGGTCCCCGGCAGCGCCTCCGGTGTCACGGGCGCCGGTACGCAGACCTTCCACCAGGACACCGCCGGGGTACCCGGAGTCGCCGAGAACGACGACCAGTTCGGCGCGAGCAGCGCGCTGCTGGACGTCGACGGTGACGGCCACGCCGACCTCGCGGCCGGTTCCCTGGCCGAGAACAGCTGGAACGGCGCGGTCTGGGTGCTGCGCGGCACGGCGACCGGTCTCACGGCCACGTCGTCCCTCGCGTTCGGCGCCGGCGACCTCTCGGCGCCCGCCACGGGCGCCCGCTTCGGCGCGCTCCTGCGCTGAGCGAGCCGATCGGGCAACGGGGGTTCGGTGGGGCGGCCTGGTGCCGCCCCACCGTCATGCCCGGCCGGGGCGAGCCGGCTTCGGCCGAGGTGCGCGGGCCGCCTCACCGCCTCGGTCCAGGTGCGTCGGCGCGAACATCCGCAGCACCGCAGGCAGCACGACCACCGAAGGGCCGGGCGTGGCGAGGGACTTGGCGAGGTCGTCGGCCAGGGAGTCCGGGGTGGTGCGTACGCCGGGGACGCCGAAGGACTCCGCGAGCGCCACGAAGTCCGGGCGGGACAGCTCGGTCGCCGTGGACCGGCCGAAGGCGTCCGTCATGTACTCGCGCAGGATGCCGTAACCGCCGTCGTCGACGGAGCCAGGTCACGTTCAGGTCGTGCTGCCTGGCGGTGGCCAGTTCGGCGATGGAGTACAGCGCGCCGCCGTCGCCGGAGACCGCGAGGACCGGCTGGGTGGGGTCGGCGACCGCGCCGCCGATCGCCGCCGGGAAGGCGTAGCCGAGGCCGCCCGCGCCCTGCGCGGAGTGCATGGTGTTGGGGCGGCGGGCGTCGAAGGCGGACCAGGCCCAGTAGGCGAGGATCGTCATGTCCCAGAAGCTGGGCGACCGGTCCGGCAGAGCCTGGCGGACGGCGGCCAGCACCCCGCTGTTCCAGGGCGAGTTCCTGATCGAGGTCCGTGACATCGGGTGGGCGGGCTGATCACCTCCCCTGCCGGTCGGCCTTCGAAGGGCGCTTCGTGGGGTGCCGGGCGGCTCGTGCCTCATCGACGCTCTGCTGCAGCGCGGTCATGAGATCGACGGCAGGCTCGGGCTGAGGAGGCGGTTCGGCCAGCTCATCTCCCGAGGCGACGGCGTCGACCAGCTGCTCCAGGGCGTGGGCGTACCCGTCGTGGTCCACGCTGTCGTCGACGCCGATCATCTCCTGCACCAGCACCTCCGCGAGCCGTCGCTCACGGTCGCTGAGCGGGACGGCGGGGACCAGGTGGGCGAGGTCGCCGGGGTCGCGGATCTCATCGCTCCAGCGCAGGTTCTGCAACAGCAGCAGTCCGCGGTACGGCCGGAGTACCGCCTTGCGTTCGCGGCTGCGGATCGCGACCTTGGCCATGGCCACCAGCTTCGTCCGGGCGAGGACCTCCACCAACTTCCCTGTCAAGTTCTTCTGTTCAGTCTCAGCGATGCGCCCTTGCAGGTTGAACAGCGTCGTGCTGTCCGCGTCGCGCTCCTCCAGCAGCCGCAGCAGCTCCGCCCGCCGAAGGGGGCTCATGCTGTCGTGGATGCCCAGGCAGATTGAGGCGTTCACCTCGGTGCGGCTGGCGGTCGCGAGGGCCGCGGAGCTGACCGCTGAGCCGTCCCCTCGACCGAACTCATGGAGTGGCTGGACGGCCTGGGCGACAGCGCGGTGTGGATGGACGGCGTCGCCGCGCGGAAGATCACCGAGGCTCTGATCGGGAGCTATCGCACCGTGCTCAAGGACATCGACGCCGACGGCCCGGCCCAGTTGCGGAAGTTGCTGTGGGCTGCGTGCTGGTCGGCGAAGGGGAGGTCGTCGGGGTCGGCGTCCGCCCAGATGAAGTGGTAGAGCGGGATGACCTCCAAGACCTTTCAGGAATCGGGTCGTTCAGGCACTGGCGGTCAGATCAGCCGTCCGGGCGTCCGTGGTAGGCGCCAGGACCGCCGCGACGGTGCTCCGCAGATCGTCGAAGGCGGGGTGCCGACGGCCCGGCGGGCCGCCGGTGGACCGCAGGATCTCGGTGTAGCAGGTGGTGGCACGCAGGGTGGCGAGCATGGATGCCGCGTCCGGCAGTACGCAGCCAGACAGACCGTCAGACAGGCGCTGCGTCGACAGAGGGATCATCGTGCGGAGGAACCCCGCCTGGCCAGGCTCGTCGTCCGCCGAGACGGCGATCTCCAGTCCGCGGCGGTGATCCGGCCCTCGTCGTCCACCGAGATGTCCGCGGGATCCAGATTTCCGAGGGTGTCAGACATGGTTTATCTCCTAACACTTCGGGTGGATTGTCTCATGGACAACGCCAAGTTGGTCGATTTCACCCTGCAACGGGAAACCCTCGACGGCTATCGCGTTCAGCGCAATGCCGCCGCGAGGTTCACTCCACCGGGCGCTCCCTGGAGGCACCGCGTCCGTTCTCTCATGAAAAGGTGCAAGCAGCGCCTGAGTGTGCTGGTCTAGAAGAACAGGCATGTCTGAGATGACTCAGCACCGGGCGAGCCATTAATTCATCAAGCCATCAGTCGTTGGTGTACTGGGGCACATTTTCCTGCGAAGGACTGCACTGACACCCTGGGCTGCATTGCGCTCCCCTTCGACGAATTATCGGCCGAGGCAATCGTGGCCATTGAGTTGGGATCGGGCGGACCCTTGGGCCCCCTGGAATGAACCGACGCTCAGGTGGTCCAACTTGCCGCTGAGAGCAGCGCGGAGGTGAATTGAACACATTGTTGTTGAGGTGTGAACCACTAGGCTCTTGTTGCCTCTTCTCAACCCAACGAGAATTACGTCTCGCACTGGAGGTCAAGGATGGCTCTCGAACTCGGCGACCACGTGTGGTACTGGAACCATAAAATCTCCTTCGACAAGAACATCCCGCGAGCGGTCTGGTTCCCAGGATCGGATCCGAATAATCCGACCGACTACCAAGGGCGCGGCAAGGAGATCTACAACTTCGTCGTCCATGCCGATGAGATCGCCCGCGGACGACCGCACATGCGTAACTACGAGGGCAGCTACGCTTGGTTGAACAACAATCCCGGTAACATCACCGGGCAACCCGGCGGCCCCGATTTTGGGCAGTATCCCGGCAAGTTCAACTGGCACAACTTCCTGATCTTCCCGACGTGGGCAGACGGCTGGTACGCGATTGCCAAGCTCTTGCGGAGCAATCTCTACAAGAACCTGTCTATTCTCGAGGCGTTCAAGAAGTACGCGCCCGCGTCCGACGGAAACAATCCGGTCGCCTATGCGAACTCTGTGGCGGCAGCCCTAGGGATCTCGGTTTCGACCAGGGTCGGCGACCTCGACGACTCCCAGATGGCCGTCATGCAGAACAAGATCCAGGAGGTCGAGGGCGCCATCCCCGGTGCGAGCCTGACCTGGGACTCCGACGAGATCCCCACCGAGATCTCGGACCTGCTGCCAGCGGGCGGGTGGAAAGTTGGTCGCCCCCGCGCCCTCGTGCAGGCTAGCGATTCCTTCACGATCGATGTCTCCGCCCCGGTCGCCCCCTCGGGATTCACCCAGGGGCACGGCGGCCCCGGCCAGGGCGGCCATGTCGGCGCGAACTGGTACATCCGCTACGGGATGGATATTGGCGGCAAGCGAGGCACGCCGGTGTATGCCGCGTTCGACGGCCACGTCACCAAGTTCAAGCCGCACAATCCGGCGCAGGACACGCAGAAGGTGTACGGAGCCGAGATCTTCATGCGCTCCAAGAACGACATGATGGGCGCCTTCTGCACCCACCTGACCGACGTGCCAGGCTCGGTCTTCGTAGGGGCGGAGGTCTCGCGCGGCCAGCTCCTGGGTACCGTGCACGAGCGCGCCGGGGTGTCCCCCCACCTGCACATGGCCCTGGTCGAGATCATCGGTGGGGCGCCCGGTGGGCAGTACCAGGGGGTCGACCTCTATCAGTTCTTCCTGGACCTGGAGGCATCGGCCCCGGAGACGGTCGTCCCGATCCAGTTCTGGCAGGACGGCTCGCCGCCGGAGCCAGTCTGGCGCTTGACGCGGCTCGGCGTGCTGCATCGCTCGCAAGTTCCGGAGTCCGCGAGCGCCTAGGGCCTGTTGCGAAAGTGGCGTCGTCGCCCGAAGGGCGGCCGCGCGGCGTCCGGTGCGTGCTCTCGGCGTGCCGCCCGAAAGCCCTCGTACTGGGTGTACTCGGGCTTTCGGGCGGTGCGGCGGTGGGGGCACCTCCCGCTCGAGCGAAGCCGAGAGTGGGGGAGCGTGCCGGGCGTCGCGCGGCAGGCGCCACTTTCGCAACAGGCCCTAGGCCACCGCAGCCTCGGACAGCTAGTGTCTCGTGATCCTGTTCATGTCAGTTCGAGTTGTTATTGACGAGTTTCTTCACGTTGGTCGCGACGAGTCGGACCTTCGCGAGGACCTCGCCGGCGGTCGCGGTCCAGGTGAACGGTTTCGCCGTCGTGTTCCAGGAGTTGATGTAGTCGCGGATCTGTTTGATCAGGACGTTGACGCTGGCGAATGTGCCGCGGCGGATGGACTGCCGGGTGAGGATTCCGAACCAGATCTCGATCTGGTTCAGCCACGAGGAGCCGACGGGAGTGAAATGGAAGTGGACGTGCGGGTTCTTCGCCAGCCACTCTTTGACCTCCGGGGTGGTGTGCGTCGAGAGGTTGTCCAGGACCACATGGATGTCCTTCCCGGCGTGCGGCTTCACCGCCTTCTTCAAGAAGGCGAGGAAATCCTTGCCGTTCCGGGTCGGCCTGCACTCGCCGAGTACTTCGCCGGTGGTCACGTTCAGGGCGGCGAACAGGTTCGTGGTGCCATGCCGGAGGTAGTCGGCGGTGCGCTGCTCGCTCACCGCGAAGGCGACCGGCAGCACCGGCTGGGTCCGGTCCAGCGCCTGGATCTGCGTCTTCTCGTCGATCGAGAGGACCACCGCGCCGCCCGGCGGGGCCAGATACAGGCCGATCACATCGGCCACCTTCTCCGCGAACGCGGGGTCTTTGGAAAGCTTGAAAGTGCCGGACCGGTGCGGCTTCAGGCTCTCCTCCCGCCAGATCCGCGCGACGTAGTGCCAGGACACAGTGATGTTCTCGACCTGCTTCAGGTACTTCGCCAACTCGCGTGTGGACCAGTGCGAAAGGCCGGTGCCGTCCGGCGGCGTCATGCGCGTCAGCGCGATCACGCGGGCCCGCACCCGCGCCGGCACCTGTTCCCGGGCTCCGCCGGGCCGGTCGCCTTCCAGCCCGGCCAGTCCGAACTCGGCATAACGCCGCTTCCAGCGGTCCACCGTCGGCAGCGATACGCCAAGCAGCTCGGCAATGTCCTTGCGTCGACGGCCTTCACTCGACCACAGCACGATCCGGCCCCGCGTCGCCATGTCGGCAGGCACGTCCCGGCTGTTCACCAACTCCCGCAACACGGCGGCCTGTTCCACAGAGAGCTCCACACCAAGCGACCCTGCCACACAAGATCAAGTAACGCTGACGGAATCACGAGACACTAGGAGCGTCTGACATGGCTGCCACGGAGCGCTACTCGGTCTTGCGCCCGAGCGATCTCGTGTCGCTGACGATCCGCTCGACGGGCCTCCAGGAACGGACCAGCACCTTCGGGGGCACGGAATGGGTCGCCACAGGCGAAGGTTCGATCGTCGACCTGCAGCCGAATGCGCCACCTGCGCCTACGAAGTCGCCGACGGACATAGCTCAAGGCGTCGTGAGCTCGACGTGATCTGCGAAGAGCCCCGATAGGGGCAACCCCACAGTCGGCTCTTTCGCCGCTCAGCACCGCGAAGGATGGGCTCCCTATGGCCATTTCGATGCTTAGCTTCCTCAAGCCTCTACTCGCGGGAGCGTACGACCGCATTGTTTTCCCGGCCGCCGTACAGGGGCTCCTCGAGCACCTCACGACCGATCTGCCCGTGCCGTCCGGGCCTGCCAGCGGCCCGTTCTCGGGGAAGCTCAAGGCGACGGCCGACGACACGGCCGGCGGCTTCGCCCAGTTCTCGATGGCTCCGCTCGGCCCCGCGATCCCCTTTGCCCTCCGGCTGACCGGACCGGCGGCCGCGCCCACCGGCTTCCAGCTCGACCTCACACCGGCGAGCGGGCTGCTGAAACTGCCTG belongs to Streptomyces graminofaciens and includes:
- a CDS encoding FG-GAP and VCBS repeat-containing protein — its product is MSRADRRTRTALTAPLTAAVLLAGGFGAMALTGGPALAATGSADTQDDFNGDGYADLVVSAPDATISSKAKAGYVAVTYGSANGVSAANKKLISRSTSGVPGSATANQRFGTNFTKGDLDGDGFSDLVISGGSPGSVILWGSASGLTGGTAIPGYGQSPTTGDFDGDGKTDLALFSYLSGAGDDPASGDATVWKGPVTRAGQPTATLPLLDKADWWGYDAGDASCATNGGCQEDGDSISGPIRSTRTGDVNGDGKDDIVAWKYAGDGQWGNRLFLGGGSTGFTSGWVPSDGTATGTGTGIGDVNNDGFDDVVVGNYWNGGKVQIAFGSASGLSEERVQTFDQDLPGFPGVEEEGDGIGSTVSVADVNGDGFGDIALGIPGEDIGDITDAGSVALVPGSASGVTGAGTQTFHQDTAGVPGVAENDDQFGASSALLDVDGDGHADLAAGSLAENSWNGAVWVLRGTATGLTATSSLAFGAGDLSAPATGARFGALLR
- a CDS encoding Ku protein, whose translation is MSPLRRAELLRLLEERDADSTTLFNLQGRIAETEQKNLTGKLVEVLARTKLVAMAKVAIRSRERKAVLRPYRGLLLLQNLRWSDEIRDPGDLAHLVPAVPLSDRERRLAEVLVQEMIGVDDSVDHDGYAHALEQLVDAVASGDELAEPPPQPEPAVDLMTALQQSVDEARAARHPTKRPSKADRQGR
- a CDS encoding peptidoglycan DD-metalloendopeptidase family protein, which encodes MALELGDHVWYWNHKISFDKNIPRAVWFPGSDPNNPTDYQGRGKEIYNFVVHADEIARGRPHMRNYEGSYAWLNNNPGNITGQPGGPDFGQYPGKFNWHNFLIFPTWADGWYAIAKLLRSNLYKNLSILEAFKKYAPASDGNNPVAYANSVAAALGISVSTRVGDLDDSQMAVMQNKIQEVEGAIPGASLTWDSDEIPTEISDLLPAGGWKVGRPRALVQASDSFTIDVSAPVAPSGFTQGHGGPGQGGHVGANWYIRYGMDIGGKRGTPVYAAFDGHVTKFKPHNPAQDTQKVYGAEIFMRSKNDMMGAFCTHLTDVPGSVFVGAEVSRGQLLGTVHERAGVSPHLHMALVEIIGGAPGGQYQGVDLYQFFLDLEASAPETVVPIQFWQDGSPPEPVWRLTRLGVLHRSQVPESASA
- a CDS encoding IS630 family transposase gives rise to the protein MELSVEQAAVLRELVNSRDVPADMATRGRIVLWSSEGRRRKDIAELLGVSLPTVDRWKRRYAEFGLAGLEGDRPGGAREQVPARVRARVIALTRMTPPDGTGLSHWSTRELAKYLKQVENITVSWHYVARIWREESLKPHRSGTFKLSKDPAFAEKVADVIGLYLAPPGGAVVLSIDEKTQIQALDRTQPVLPVAFAVSEQRTADYLRHGTTNLFAALNVTTGEVLGECRPTRNGKDFLAFLKKAVKPHAGKDIHVVLDNLSTHTTPEVKEWLAKNPHVHFHFTPVGSSWLNQIEIWFGILTRQSIRRGTFASVNVLIKQIRDYINSWNTTAKPFTWTATAGEVLAKVRLVATNVKKLVNNNSN